The following proteins are co-located in the Thermus thermophilus HB8 genome:
- a CDS encoding PrkA family serine protein kinase, which produces MSELDFVRRGQDLKAYRALNWEGSFADYLRLLKEDPRPLRTSFQRVHDMILAHGVEEYTRFKEKLLHYRFFDDPFEGGKDAVFGLDKPLMRLVATLKAAAHRLGPERRILLLHGPVGSAKSTIARLLKKGLEAYSRTEEGKLFTFYWKTEEGPLPCPMHEEPLHLLPQDLREAFLEELRALHPDYPYPLEVEGDLCPVCRFQMREGLRKYEGDLAALLEHEVVVKRLVLSEKDRVGIGTFQPKDEKNQDSTELTGDINYRKVALYGSDSDPRAFNFDGELNIANRGIVEFIEILKLDVAFLYDLLTASQEHKIKSKKFAQTDIDEIVLGHTNEPEYRKLQANEYMEALRDRTIKIDVPYILRVSDEVRIYQRDFAKVRGKHIAPHTLEMAATWAVLTRLEPPKRAGLTLMQKLKLYDGKLLPGWTEEAVRELMGEAKREGLEGISPRYIQDKISNVLVTSEEPCINPFMVMNELEEGLKHHSLISDERTRERYRALLQEVKAEYAEIVKNEVQRAIAADEEALNRLFHNYIDHVKAYVLGEKVKNPYTGAPEPPNERLMRSIEERIDIPESRKDDFRREIMNYIGALALEGKPFTYKDNDRLRRALELKLFDDQKDTIRLSALVSGVVDPETQAKIDVVKARLIRDYGYCEHCASGVLEFAASLFARS; this is translated from the coding sequence ATGAGCGAGCTGGATTTCGTCCGGCGTGGACAGGACCTAAAGGCCTACCGGGCCCTCAACTGGGAAGGGTCCTTCGCCGACTACCTCCGCCTCCTCAAGGAGGACCCTAGGCCCCTAAGGACCAGCTTCCAGAGGGTCCACGACATGATCCTCGCCCACGGGGTGGAGGAGTACACCCGCTTCAAGGAGAAGCTCCTCCACTACCGCTTCTTTGACGACCCCTTTGAGGGGGGAAAGGACGCCGTCTTCGGCCTGGACAAGCCCCTGATGCGCCTGGTGGCCACCCTCAAGGCGGCCGCCCACCGCCTAGGCCCCGAACGGCGCATCCTCCTTCTCCACGGCCCCGTGGGCTCGGCCAAGAGCACCATCGCCAGGCTTCTCAAGAAGGGCCTCGAGGCCTACAGCCGCACCGAGGAGGGCAAGCTCTTCACCTTCTACTGGAAGACGGAGGAAGGCCCCCTCCCCTGCCCCATGCACGAGGAACCCCTCCACCTCCTGCCCCAGGACCTCCGGGAGGCCTTTCTGGAGGAGCTCAGGGCCCTCCACCCCGACTACCCCTACCCCCTCGAGGTGGAAGGGGACCTCTGCCCCGTGTGCCGCTTCCAGATGCGGGAGGGTCTGAGGAAGTACGAGGGCGACCTCGCCGCCCTCCTGGAACACGAGGTGGTGGTGAAGCGCCTGGTCCTCTCGGAAAAGGACCGCGTGGGCATCGGCACCTTCCAGCCCAAGGACGAGAAGAACCAGGACTCCACCGAGCTCACCGGGGACATCAACTACCGCAAGGTGGCCCTCTACGGCTCGGACTCCGACCCCCGGGCCTTCAACTTTGACGGGGAGCTCAACATCGCCAACCGGGGGATCGTGGAGTTCATTGAGATCCTCAAGCTGGACGTGGCCTTCCTCTACGATCTCCTCACCGCAAGCCAAGAGCACAAGATCAAGTCCAAGAAGTTCGCCCAGACGGACATAGACGAAATTGTGCTGGGCCACACAAATGAGCCTGAATACAGAAAACTCCAGGCCAACGAGTACATGGAGGCCCTGCGGGACCGCACCATCAAGATTGACGTCCCCTACATCCTCCGGGTCTCCGACGAGGTGAGGATCTACCAGAGGGACTTCGCCAAGGTGCGGGGCAAGCACATCGCCCCCCACACCCTGGAGATGGCCGCCACCTGGGCCGTGCTCACCCGCCTCGAGCCCCCGAAGCGGGCGGGCCTCACCCTCATGCAGAAGCTCAAGCTCTACGACGGCAAGCTCCTCCCCGGCTGGACGGAGGAGGCGGTGAGGGAGCTCATGGGGGAGGCCAAGCGGGAGGGCCTCGAGGGGATCAGCCCCCGGTACATCCAGGACAAGATCTCCAACGTCCTCGTCACCAGCGAAGAGCCCTGCATCAACCCCTTCATGGTGATGAACGAGCTGGAGGAAGGCCTCAAGCACCACTCCCTCATCTCCGACGAGAGGACACGGGAGCGCTACCGGGCCCTCCTCCAGGAGGTGAAGGCGGAGTACGCCGAGATCGTCAAGAACGAGGTGCAGCGGGCCATCGCCGCGGACGAGGAGGCCTTAAACCGCCTCTTCCACAACTACATTGACCACGTGAAGGCCTACGTCCTCGGGGAGAAGGTGAAAAACCCCTACACCGGCGCCCCCGAGCCCCCCAACGAGCGCCTCATGCGCTCCATTGAGGAGCGGATTGACATCCCCGAGTCCCGCAAGGACGACTTCCGCCGGGAGATCATGAACTACATCGGCGCCTTGGCCCTCGAGGGGAAGCCCTTCACCTACAAGGACAACGACCGCCTGCGCCGCGCCCTGGAGCTCAAGCTCTTTGACGACCAGAAGGACACCATAAGGCTTTCCGCCCTGGTCTCGGGGGTGGTGGACCCGGAGACCCAGGCCAAGATTGACGTGGTCAAGGCCCGGCTCATCCGGGACTACGGCTACTGCGAGCACTGCGCGAGCGGCGTCTTGGAGTTCGCCGCCTCCCTCTTCGCCCGGAGCTAG
- a CDS encoding CPBP family intramembrane glutamic endopeptidase: MKSPFLFLLALQGGLLLVGGGGMLWLGLPLAREAGGAGFWALVLLLALQGLEALFRRLFPASFREAEALHRDLALALRRSGARPPFLLALALAAALGEEVFFRGFLQSLLVAWLGGLGLLAQALLFALLHPAPLRAYAYPLYTALAGLLFGLAYLYTGSLVPGVLAHFLHNAKSFYGLWRER; encoded by the coding sequence GTGAAGTCCCCCTTCCTCTTCCTCCTCGCCCTCCAAGGGGGGCTCCTCCTCGTGGGCGGGGGCGGGATGCTCTGGCTTGGCCTCCCCCTCGCCCGGGAAGCGGGCGGGGCGGGGTTTTGGGCTTTGGTCCTCCTCCTCGCCCTCCAGGGCCTCGAGGCCCTCTTCCGCCGCCTCTTCCCCGCCTCCTTCCGCGAGGCCGAGGCCCTGCACCGCGACCTCGCCCTGGCCCTTAGGCGCTCGGGGGCAAGGCCCCCTTTTCTCCTCGCCCTCGCCCTCGCCGCCGCCTTGGGGGAGGAGGTCTTCTTCCGGGGGTTTCTCCAAAGCCTCCTCGTGGCGTGGCTCGGGGGCCTTGGCCTCCTGGCCCAGGCCCTCCTCTTCGCCCTCCTCCACCCCGCCCCCTTGCGGGCCTACGCCTACCCCCTTTACACCGCCTTGGCGGGCCTCCTCTTTGGCCTCGCCTACCTCTACACGGGAAGCCTCGTCCCGGGCGTCCTCGCCCACTTCCTCCACAACGCCAAGAGCTTCTACGGGCTCTGGCGGGAGCGCTAG
- a CDS encoding Lrp/AsnC family transcriptional regulator, with translation MITAFVLIRPRGNRVQALGEAIAELPQVAEVYSVTGPYDLVALVRLKDVEELDDVVTQGILSLEGVERTETLLAFRAYPRRLLDQGFALGQG, from the coding sequence ATGATCACCGCCTTCGTCCTCATCCGGCCCCGGGGGAACCGCGTCCAGGCCCTGGGGGAGGCCATCGCCGAGCTGCCCCAGGTGGCCGAGGTCTACTCGGTGACGGGGCCCTACGACCTCGTGGCCCTGGTGCGCCTGAAGGACGTGGAGGAGCTGGACGACGTGGTGACCCAGGGGATCCTCTCCCTGGAAGGGGTGGAGCGGACGGAAACCCTCCTGGCCTTCCGCGCCTACCCCAGGCGGCTTTTGGACCAGGGCTTCGCCCTGGGGCAGGGGTGA
- a CDS encoding MBL fold metallo-hydrolase — protein MPWRPVGHGVEALYLATPLGRRVGYGVYVYRYRGLLVDTGPPKARPFAPEAALLTHAHEDHAGGASRLGLPVYGSALTAALVAAPKPLRLYRRLVWGSPRPAQVEAAERVGPLHLLPTPGHAPDHVALYDPEAGLFFGGDLFLGVRASLATPGFDLQALLQSLRRALALKPRAFYCAHAGPLQAPLEALQAKLDFLEGKREEALRLKARGLTPKEALRRLFGGESPLALLSGGEMSRLAFVEALMMEP, from the coding sequence ATGCCTTGGCGGCCCGTGGGGCACGGGGTGGAGGCCCTCTACCTGGCCACGCCCCTGGGACGGCGGGTGGGGTACGGGGTCTACGTGTACCGCTACCGGGGGCTCCTGGTGGACACGGGCCCCCCTAAGGCCCGCCCCTTCGCCCCCGAGGCCGCCCTCCTCACCCACGCCCACGAGGACCACGCCGGGGGGGCCTCCCGGCTCGGCCTCCCCGTCTACGGAAGCGCCCTGACGGCCGCCCTGGTCGCCGCCCCCAAGCCCCTCCGCCTCTACCGCCGCCTGGTCTGGGGAAGCCCCCGCCCCGCACAGGTGGAGGCGGCCGAGCGGGTGGGCCCCCTCCACCTCCTCCCCACCCCGGGCCACGCCCCCGACCACGTGGCCCTCTACGACCCCGAGGCCGGTCTTTTCTTCGGGGGGGACCTCTTCCTGGGGGTGCGGGCGAGCCTCGCCACCCCGGGGTTTGACCTCCAGGCCCTCCTCCAAAGCCTCCGGAGGGCCCTCGCCCTAAAGCCCCGCGCCTTCTACTGCGCCCACGCGGGGCCCCTCCAAGCCCCCCTGGAGGCCCTTCAGGCCAAGCTGGACTTCCTGGAGGGGAAGCGGGAGGAGGCCCTCCGCCTCAAGGCCCGAGGCCTCACCCCCAAAGAGGCCCTCCGGCGCCTCTTCGGGGGGGAAAGCCCCTTGGCCCTCCTCTCCGGCGGGGAGATGAGCCGCCTCGCCTTCGTGGAGGCCCTTATGATGGAGCCATGA
- a CDS encoding metallophosphoesterase, which translates to MRVYAIADPHLSRVHPKPMTVFGAGWEGHPEAFFRGWREVVGEEDLVVVPGDISWAMRLSEAIPDLLDLARLPGRKVLLKGNHDYWWPSISRLRAALPPGMYALQNDALVVDGVAVAGTRGWQYPPQTPEDEKVFAREVERLKLSLKALEGQPYRHLVVAFHFPPFGPGGEASPLLELAAGAHPQAIVYGHLHGADPAKLPQSYRGIPLHLVAADALRFRPKLVLEAD; encoded by the coding sequence ATGCGCGTCTACGCCATCGCCGACCCCCACCTCTCCCGGGTCCACCCCAAGCCCATGACCGTCTTCGGAGCGGGCTGGGAAGGGCACCCGGAGGCCTTCTTCCGGGGGTGGCGGGAGGTGGTGGGCGAGGAGGACCTGGTGGTGGTCCCCGGGGACATCTCCTGGGCCATGCGCCTCTCCGAGGCGATCCCGGACCTCTTGGACCTCGCCCGCCTGCCCGGGAGGAAGGTCCTCCTCAAGGGCAACCACGACTACTGGTGGCCCTCCATCAGCCGCCTCCGGGCCGCCCTGCCCCCGGGGATGTACGCCCTCCAAAACGACGCCCTGGTGGTGGACGGGGTGGCGGTGGCCGGGACGCGGGGCTGGCAGTACCCGCCCCAGACGCCGGAGGACGAGAAGGTCTTCGCCCGGGAGGTGGAGCGCCTGAAGCTCTCCCTGAAGGCCCTCGAGGGCCAGCCCTACCGCCACCTGGTGGTGGCCTTCCACTTCCCCCCCTTCGGCCCCGGGGGGGAGGCCTCGCCCCTCCTGGAGCTCGCCGCAGGGGCCCACCCCCAGGCCATCGTCTACGGCCACCTCCACGGGGCCGACCCCGCCAAGCTGCCGCAAAGCTACCGGGGCATCCCCCTCCACCTGGTGGCGGCGGACGCCCTCCGCTTCCGGCCCAAGCTGGTTCTGGAAGCGGACTGA
- the recX gene encoding recombination regulator RecX, protein MGSEALAYALRLLARKGYSRAVLRAKLAARFGEAEAEAALGRLEAMGYLDDRAYARAFVETRARRYGPRKLRALLLARGVPEEVVEEVLPEARVEEALAVLRRYRHREDKARAVRFLEGRGFPLGVALEAWRLAQEEGEGYK, encoded by the coding sequence ATGGGGAGCGAGGCTTTGGCGTACGCCCTCCGCCTTCTCGCCCGCAAGGGGTACAGCCGGGCGGTCCTGAGGGCGAAGCTTGCCGCCCGCTTCGGCGAGGCGGAGGCCGAGGCGGCCCTCGGGCGCCTGGAGGCCATGGGCTACCTGGACGACCGGGCCTACGCCCGCGCCTTCGTGGAGACCCGGGCCCGGCGGTACGGCCCGAGGAAGCTTAGGGCCCTTCTCCTCGCCCGGGGGGTGCCGGAGGAGGTGGTGGAGGAGGTCCTGCCCGAGGCCCGGGTGGAGGAGGCCTTGGCGGTCCTCCGCCGCTACCGCCACCGGGAAGACAAGGCCCGGGCGGTCCGCTTCCTCGAGGGGCGGGGCTTTCCCCTGGGGGTGGCCCTGGAGGCCTGGCGGCTTGCCCAGGAGGAGGGGGAAGGGTATAAGTAG
- a CDS encoding type II toxin-antitoxin system RatA family toxin: protein MPEVRAERYIPAPPERVYRLAKDLEGLKPYLKEVESLEVVAREGARTRSRWVAVAMGKKVRWLEEEEWDDENLRNRFFSPEGDFDRYEGTWVFLPEGEGTRVVLTLTYELTIPIFGGLLRKLVQKLMQENVESLLKGLEERVLAASS, encoded by the coding sequence ATGCCCGAGGTACGCGCCGAGCGCTACATCCCGGCCCCGCCCGAGCGGGTTTACCGGCTCGCCAAGGACCTGGAGGGGCTCAAGCCCTACCTGAAGGAGGTGGAGAGCCTCGAGGTGGTGGCCCGGGAAGGCGCCCGCACGAGGAGCCGGTGGGTGGCGGTGGCCATGGGGAAGAAGGTCCGCTGGCTGGAGGAGGAGGAGTGGGACGACGAGAACCTCAGGAACCGCTTCTTCTCCCCCGAGGGGGACTTTGACCGCTACGAGGGCACCTGGGTCTTCCTCCCGGAAGGGGAGGGGACCCGGGTGGTCCTCACCCTCACCTACGAGCTCACCATCCCCATCTTCGGCGGGCTTTTGCGGAAGCTCGTGCAGAAGCTCATGCAGGAGAACGTGGAAAGCCTCCTCAAGGGACTGGAGGAGCGGGTCCTGGCCGCTTCCTCTTGA
- a CDS encoding stage V sporulation protein S — translation METLRVSSKSRPNSVAGAIAALLRTKGEVEVQAIGPQAVNQAVKAIAIARGYIAPDNLDLVVKPAFVKLELENEERTALKFSIKAHPLET, via the coding sequence GTGGAAACGCTGCGCGTCTCTTCCAAGTCCCGCCCCAACTCCGTGGCCGGCGCCATCGCGGCGCTTCTCCGCACCAAGGGCGAGGTGGAGGTCCAGGCCATCGGGCCCCAGGCGGTGAACCAGGCGGTGAAGGCCATCGCCATCGCCCGGGGCTACATCGCCCCCGACAACCTGGACCTGGTGGTGAAGCCCGCCTTCGTCAAGCTGGAGCTGGAGAACGAGGAGCGGACCGCCCTGAAGTTCAGCATCAAGGCCCACCCCCTGGAAACTTGA